In a single window of the Callithrix jacchus isolate 240 chromosome 1, calJac240_pri, whole genome shotgun sequence genome:
- the APOBEC3H gene encoding DNA dC->dU-editing enzyme APOBEC-3H isoform X2: protein MPLLTAETFSLQFNNRPCYPKRTYLCYQLMPQNGSTPTRGYFKNKNNRHAEICFIDKIESMGLDKTQCYEVTCYLTWSPCPSCAQKLVAFAKAQVHLNLRIFASRLYYHWLLSCKKGLQLLWQSQIPVEVMGLPEFTDCWENFVDHGKPPPFNPSEKLQELGERSRSIKRRLEKIKILGVHVQDCYMDILCDAEV from the exons ATGCCTCTGCTAACAGCCGAAACATTCAGCTTACAGTTTAACAACCGGCCTTGCTACCCCAAGAGGACATACTTGTGTTACCAGCTGATGCCACAGAATGGCTCCACTCCTACCAGAGGCTACTTTAAAAACAAG AACAATCGCCATGCAGAAATTTGCTTTATTGACAAGATTGAGTCCATGGGACTGGACAAAACCCAGTGCTACGAAGTCACCTGTTACCTCACGTGGAGCCCCTGTCCCTCCTGTGCCCAGAAGCTGGTTGCCTTCGCCAAGGCTCAAGTCCATCTGAACCTGCGCATCTTCGCCTCCCGCCTGTACTACCACTGGCTCTTGAGCTGCAAGAAGGGGCTGCAGCTTCTGTGGCAATCCCAGATCCCCGTGGAGGTCATGGGCCTCCCAG AGTTTACTGACTGCTGGGAAAACTTTGTGGATCACGGGAAACCGCCTCCCTTCAACCCCTCTGAGAAGTTACAGGAGCTAGGTGAAAGAAGTCGGTCCATAAAGAGACGGCTGGAGAAGATAAAG attctaggggtacatgtgcaggattgttacatggatatactgtgtgatgctgaggtttga
- the APOBEC3H gene encoding DNA dC->dU-editing enzyme APOBEC-3H isoform X1: MPLLTAETFSLQFNNRPCYPKRTYLCYQLMPQNGSTPTRGYFKNKNNRHAEICFIDKIESMGLDKTQCYEVTCYLTWSPCPSCAQKLVAFAKAQVHLNLRIFASRLYYHWLLSCKKGLQLLWQSQIPVEVMGLPEFTDCWENFVDHGKPPPFNPSEKLQELGERSRSIKRRLEKIKSLVVDNLGTDLRNLQLGPGSPSSSRSHWR, translated from the exons ATGCCTCTGCTAACAGCCGAAACATTCAGCTTACAGTTTAACAACCGGCCTTGCTACCCCAAGAGGACATACTTGTGTTACCAGCTGATGCCACAGAATGGCTCCACTCCTACCAGAGGCTACTTTAAAAACAAG AACAATCGCCATGCAGAAATTTGCTTTATTGACAAGATTGAGTCCATGGGACTGGACAAAACCCAGTGCTACGAAGTCACCTGTTACCTCACGTGGAGCCCCTGTCCCTCCTGTGCCCAGAAGCTGGTTGCCTTCGCCAAGGCTCAAGTCCATCTGAACCTGCGCATCTTCGCCTCCCGCCTGTACTACCACTGGCTCTTGAGCTGCAAGAAGGGGCTGCAGCTTCTGTGGCAATCCCAGATCCCCGTGGAGGTCATGGGCCTCCCAG AGTTTACTGACTGCTGGGAAAACTTTGTGGATCACGGGAAACCGCCTCCCTTCAACCCCTCTGAGAAGTTACAGGAGCTAGGTGAAAGAAGTCGGTCCATAAAGAGACGGCTGGAGAAGATAAAG TCCCTCGTTGTGGATAATTTAGGGACTGACTTGAGAAATTTGCAGCTTGGACCAGGATCCCCCTCATCATCAAGAAGCCACTGGAGATGA